Part of the Spinacia oleracea cultivar Varoflay chromosome 5, BTI_SOV_V1, whole genome shotgun sequence genome, TTAAATCATAATCAAATAAACTACGgatttttcaccaaatgcccctgaggtttactttaatgcaccaaatacccctaaactttccaaaatgcacCAAACACCCCTGACGTATGCAATAATATCATTAAATGCCCTTTTGTCTGACGGACATTAACCCTCCGTTAGGCAGTTAGTTCGTTAAAACATAATGCAccgaatacccctgaggtttggtaaaaaagcaccaaatacccctgaggtttggtaattttttttccaaaaactagccgttgaatTTGAATAATATAGCCGTTGCAGTCACCCATACACTAATTTCCCTTATATATACCAtacccaacaacaacaccacACTGCCCTAAACCCCAATCCCCCCCAACTGCACAAACAGTCCACCCCAAACCCCCACCTGCACAACCAGAACACTGCAACAGGAGCACCAACAACAAGCAGAACCCTGCAAcaccagcagcagcaacagcaagaacaaacaacaacagcatcagcagcaacaacaagaaTAACAAGACAGCAGAGCAACAAGAACAAACAccaatagcagcagcagcaaggacTTCAACACAGCACAACACCAGCAGCAAGAacaacacagcaacaacaagaatagacaacaccagcagcaagaacaacacaacacaacaacaacaataacaaacaacagaagcagcaacaacagaagcatcaacaacagaagcagcaacaacagagcagcaagaacaacaacacagcaTGAGTTCTTGTTCCAATACATCATCATCCAATCTGTTTTCATACATACTTGTTCCAAACAAATGTTGTCCTATTTGTTCCAAAAAATGTGCAATAAAAAGCTCCGAGACATCCAAAAATCCACAAAGGCTAtattacaagtgtgatccttgtaaCCATTTTATGTGGTGCAAAGGAAGTGTTCTACACCAaaatcaacaacaccaacaGCAACAGAGCAATATAGAGTATGAGGGAACATCGGAAGACAACGACAATATAAGTGACGAACTGAAGAAACTGAAGAAAAGAGTGAAAGAGCTCAAAAAATTCCAAGCTGCAGCAATTAAAATAGGAATTGTAATGTTTTTGTGTCTAATGTTTGTAGTAAAGAAGTAATCAAGACAAACAATGATGGTTGTAATGGCACGAGCACATGAATTTCATTTATCAATAATATGCAAGTCTTTGAACTCGTAACTGAAATAGTTTGTTTCCAAAATAAACCGAACATCAAGTTGTGGGTAGCTTTACAAAAAAATGCCAACATGTGCCACAACctaagttgtttttcaaaataaacctaagCTTTAAAACAGAAATACTAAACTGAATCCTAAGCTTACTTCTAGTTATGCAGCTTTGGACTTCTTGCTGCTCGATGCATTAGATGTTGGAGCCTTCCTCTTCCTAGCACCAGATGTTGATGCACCAGCAGAACCAGCAGCAGCTGCAGCAGATTCTTTCCTCTGTTTTGCAGTGGAACCTCCTTTACAGGTTCTTGAGTTATGCCCAATTTGCTTGCATTTCCCACACTTGACAGTGGTGTTTCTTTTCCCCCTCTTCTTCTCATGAGCACCTCTTCTTCTCTGCTTGGCTGGTCTGCCAGCTGCCCTTCTCATTAGTGGGGGAAGAATCCTAGGTAGCTCAAATGTAGGCCACTATGTTGAGTCAGGCATGGGGTGAATATGCTCTGAGTATGTGAGCTTATAGGCTGCCCCTTTGAAGTAAGGAGAAACAAAATCTGTAGGATTGAGTCTTTGATGGTATATTACCCTAATAGCATGCTTGCAAGGTATACCACACCCTTGCCATTTCCCACAACCACAAACTCTAGCAGCAAGCCTAATAGGGAACTTCACATGACCATCTAAAACCtcaaattcaccccccccccagCATTAGTTGCATAACAGAACCTCGAGTCAGCACTCCTCTCTTCAAGCTCCTTAGTAGCATATGGCGTCAATTGATCGGGTCCAATGTCAACAGCTTTATCAAATCTGGCCCCGATCTTCGTCATGCACCAAGACCTTATTTCTAACATAACAGAATACAATAATTGGCATCACACATTTTAATGCAAAATAAATACCCGACTCGGAAACTTGAACACATACCCAACTCGGACACTTGAACACAAACCCGACTCGGACACTTGAATACAAACCTAAATAAATAAGTTCCAATGACACAAAAATAGGATAAAATGTAAAGGATTACCTTCAAGAAGTGACAAAACAGGAAGATCCCTAAAGGGTTTGGTACACGCGTTGAAGGATTCCACAAAGTTGGTGGTGTTGTGATCACAAGTGACCCCAACATCAAACTTGTGTCTGGACCACTGTTCAGGCACTTTGTCAAGATATCCCACTGCTTCTGGGATGAGTTTGCCAATCTTTTCCATGGCTTTGTTGAAGACATATGGATTGTATGCATCAGCAGCAACCCAGAACAAGTCATGGAAGGCTGTGCCACTGTATCCAGCTTGTCTGCAGTTGGTATACAGATGCTGAGCACAGACCCTCCTGACTGCTTTGGGGAAAACATCATACAAAGCAGATTCTACTCCCTGCATAAcacaattccaagtttcaataaCTAGGGAAGTGAACCAGAAAActgaaaaaaatataaacaatactACAAATAATAAAAACCAAGAAAGGGAGGAGTAATTACCCTCATTCTGTCACTAATAAAAGTCCAGTCATCCCTCTGGCACCCATGTTGAACAAACAAAGCCTTCAAACTTCTGAAAAAATAGGACCATGTGTCCATACTCTCCGTACTCACAATGCTATAGGCTAATGgaaaaatctcattattccCATCGATAGCAACTGCAGTGAGGAGAATTCCCTTATAGTATCCACTCAAATGTGCACCATCAATGCCTACGATAGGCCTACAACCTCTTAAGAAACCCCTAACTTGTGCAGCAAAGGAGAAAAAGCAAGCCTTGAAACGGGGTGTCACGTTACCAGAATCTGCAGTCCAAGTGACCAAGGCATAACTCCCAGGATTGGTAGATTTGATCATTTCAGCATAGGATGGTAAAAGGGCATATGACTCATCAAAACCTCCATAAATTTGCTGCCTCCCGAGGCTTCTCACCTTGTACATCAACCTCTGTTTCACTTGTACCCTATAAATCCCCAATGCCTTTCTTTGAAGTGTCTTAATTGGGATTTCTGGATTTGCTTCAATGTCAGGAAGTAGTTTGGTGCATAGCCACTGAGATGTCACCATGGGATTCTCCTCAAGTCTCCCACAAGACTTGTGCTCACTGACAAGAGTTTTAATGGCCCAACTGACCCCATCCAACAACACACAGGCATGGATCCTCCAATTGCATGACTCAACCAGACACATTGCAGTGAATCTGGTTGTATCGGCCTTTTCAACACTCACAGCAAATCCCTCTTGAATACAGAAGTCTCTGAAGACCTCCATGAAGTGTGTCTTGCTTTGGAATATCATCCATGGTTGCAACTTGATAGTCCCCCATGGCATGCTTCCCACAACTTTCCCATTTGCATACAAATTATCCAGCTTATTACTCCCATCTAAATGATCCTCAAAACTTCTCTCAGAAATTACCTCCTTAAGAACATCttgttcttcatcttcttcaatttCTTCGTCAATGAAATCGTCGGAGTTGAAACCAGTTTCACTATCACTCTCACTCTCCTCAAAATTttcatcatcactctcatcaTCCCATTGCTCCTCTTCCTCCACATTGTATGCAGTGGGTTTCCTCACCCTTGAACCAGCAGGCCTTCCCCC contains:
- the LOC130461504 gene encoding uncharacterized protein; the protein is MVAIWLLCHYNDRNFDVRVQDTDETNYMDLVDDLFDDSIKQDVLIPDLFRLFYVNPSTNKRVELLNDVGLMGMWGLFKRTDTVEIWIEKANEKETSIQFRTAVKKRKDRKERKAAELRRKAEEFEREREEERRRLEREAEIQRDLEEQLANTVAVEVPVYDVEDLSVEYVRVYSSQHADCLSPGGSQPPNTQKEPSPPPREPSPPPNVPSPPREPSPPPNNPSPPPRSPSPPPNNPSPPPRSPSPPPTSPQTQPQQQQQQTEHQQQQQTEHQQQQQTEQQQHQPTEQQQQHQTEHQPDQTPPPNRAELNKGRGFRISRSHAKKTGEFVPKKRGGRPAGSRVRKPTAYNVEEEEQWDDESDDENFEESESDSETGFNSDDFIDEEIEEDEEQDVLKEVISERSFEDHLDGSNKLDNLYANGKVVGSMPWGTIKLQPWMIFQSKTHFMEVFRDFCIQEGFAVSVEKADTTRFTAMCLVESCNWRIHACVLLDGVSWAIKTLVSEHKSCGRLEENPMVTSQWLCTKLLPDIEANPEIPIKTLQRKALGIYRVQVKQRLMYKVRSLGRQQIYGGFDESYALLPSYAEMIKSTNPGSYALVTWTADSGNVTPRFKACFFSFAAQVRGFLRGCRPIVGIDGAHLSGYYKGILLTAVAIDGNNEIFPLAYSIVSTESMDTWSYFFRSLKALFVQHGCQRDDWTFISDRMRGVESALYDVFPKAVRRVCAQHLYTNCRQAGYSGTAFHDLFWVAADAYNPYVFNKAMEKIGKLIPEAVGYLDKVPEQWSRHKFDVGVTCDHNTTNFVESFNACTKPFRDLPVLSLLEEIRSWCMTKIGARFDKAVDIGPDQLTPYATKELEERSADSRFCYATNAGGGVNLRF